In Sporanaerobacter acetigenes DSM 13106, a single window of DNA contains:
- a CDS encoding [Fe-Fe] hydrogenase large subunit C-terminal domain-containing protein, which produces MRDKNYRLLFKELLIAYYEDVFEEKVEEIIEKKDVDKESFAKVVSAICGVEVEYGENFSRDLKTAIDNYKTTNRVVINTYSCIKNCVEIDGKTVCQNACPFDAIIIDKKTWLPEINIDSCVNCGLCVDVCDKKNFVDKVEFLPLLNTLRTNTKVIAAVAPSIIGQFGENVSIGQIRAALKSIGFADMVEVAFFADMLTIKEAVEFNKYIQKEDDFMLSSCCCPIWVGMIKGKYNELIKYTSPSISPMIAAGRVIKTIEPECKVVFIGPCVAKKAEAKIEDIKDAIDFVLTFTELKDIFDALDIKLEDIHEELSTQYSSKGGRIYGRIGGVSLAVEDAVQNMFPEKIGLFISEQASGIPECKAMLKNALDGNIEARFLEGMGCDGGCVGGPKTIIPKEEGKIAVDEYGNASKINISAENKIMKEFLQGIGIEYIDDFKYEEKIKIFERKL; this is translated from the coding sequence ATGAGAGATAAAAATTATAGATTACTTTTTAAAGAACTTCTTATAGCTTATTATGAAGATGTATTTGAGGAAAAAGTTGAAGAAATAATAGAAAAGAAAGATGTAGATAAAGAGTCCTTTGCAAAAGTAGTTTCAGCCATTTGTGGTGTAGAAGTGGAATATGGGGAGAATTTTTCCAGGGATTTAAAAACGGCTATAGATAATTATAAGACTACAAATAGAGTTGTCATAAATACTTATTCCTGTATAAAAAACTGCGTTGAAATTGACGGAAAGACAGTTTGCCAAAATGCTTGCCCTTTTGATGCTATTATTATAGATAAAAAAACTTGGCTTCCTGAAATAAATATTGATAGTTGTGTAAATTGTGGATTATGCGTAGATGTATGTGATAAGAAAAATTTTGTAGATAAAGTAGAATTCTTACCTCTTTTAAACACTTTAAGGACAAATACTAAAGTTATAGCGGCCGTAGCACCATCTATAATAGGACAATTTGGAGAGAATGTATCTATAGGTCAGATAAGAGCTGCCTTAAAGAGCATAGGATTTGCGGATATGGTAGAAGTGGCATTTTTTGCAGATATGCTTACTATAAAAGAAGCCGTAGAGTTCAATAAATATATTCAAAAGGAAGATGATTTTATGCTTTCATCTTGCTGTTGCCCTATATGGGTAGGCATGATAAAAGGCAAATATAATGAGCTTATAAAATATACTTCACCTTCTATATCTCCAATGATAGCTGCAGGAAGAGTTATAAAAACAATAGAACCAGAATGTAAAGTGGTGTTTATAGGCCCTTGCGTTGCTAAAAAAGCTGAAGCAAAAATAGAAGATATAAAAGATGCAATAGATTTTGTACTTACATTTACAGAACTTAAAGATATTTTTGATGCTTTAGATATTAAATTAGAAGACATTCATGAAGAACTTTCAACTCAATACTCTTCCAAAGGCGGTAGAATATATGGGAGGATTGGAGGAGTATCATTAGCTGTAGAAGATGCAGTTCAAAATATGTTTCCAGAGAAAATAGGTTTGTTTATATCAGAACAGGCTAGTGGAATTCCTGAATGTAAAGCTATGCTTAAAAATGCTCTAGATGGAAATATAGAAGCAAGATTTTTAGAAGGTATGGGATGTGACGGTGGATGCGTAGGCGGACCAAAAACCATCATACCCAAAGAAGAAGGCAAAATTGCTGTGGATGAGTATGGAAATGCATCAAAAATAAATATTTCTGCAGAAAATAAAATAATGAAAGAATTTCTTCAAGGTATAGGAATAGAATATATTGATGACTTTAAGTATGAAGAAAAAATAAAAATATTTGAAAGAAAACTTTAA
- a CDS encoding NAD(P)/FAD-dependent oxidoreductase yields the protein MNYDVIVVGAGPCGIFTGLELKKLNPDKKILILEKGNSIEKRICPKRKTAVCVNCNPCNITTGFAGAGAYSDGKLSLSPDVGGNLPEYIGYEKTQELIKYVDNIYLDFGADKRVYGIDYKDKIHDIRKKAIRSNLKLVECPIRHMGTEVGYTIYAKIEEHLKKLGIDLSFKNPVEDILIDDDRNIKGVIADKEYYAEKVIICVGREGSDWLKKLCMKHDIDTETGDVDIGVRVETRNEIMEELNEAMYESKLIYYTPTFDDKVRTFCTNPGGEVSTEYYDGNLAVVNGHSYKSNELKTPNTNFALLVTKHFTKPFNSPIEYGMHIAKLGNMLSGNKVLVQRYGDFKRGRRTSESRLCRNNIIPTLKDAVPGDLSLVLPHRLLKDIDEMIIALDNVAPGLTSDETLLYGVEVKFYSNKVLTTGNFETNINGLYVGGDGAGITRGLMQASVNGVVLGRILSR from the coding sequence ATGAACTATGATGTAATAGTTGTTGGAGCTGGTCCTTGTGGAATATTTACTGGACTGGAGCTAAAAAAATTGAATCCAGATAAAAAAATACTTATTTTGGAAAAAGGAAATTCAATCGAAAAAAGAATTTGCCCTAAAAGAAAAACTGCCGTATGTGTAAATTGCAATCCTTGCAATATCACAACTGGATTTGCAGGTGCAGGAGCTTATTCAGATGGAAAATTGTCTCTGTCTCCAGATGTAGGGGGCAACCTTCCAGAATATATTGGATATGAAAAAACTCAAGAATTAATTAAATATGTTGATAACATTTATTTGGATTTTGGTGCTGATAAAAGAGTCTATGGAATTGACTATAAAGATAAAATCCACGATATAAGGAAAAAAGCTATAAGAAGCAATTTAAAACTTGTGGAATGTCCTATAAGACATATGGGAACAGAAGTAGGATATACTATTTATGCTAAAATAGAAGAACATTTAAAAAAGTTGGGGATTGATTTAAGTTTCAAAAATCCAGTTGAAGATATTTTAATTGATGATGATAGAAATATAAAAGGTGTCATTGCCGATAAAGAATATTATGCTGAAAAGGTAATTATCTGCGTGGGTCGAGAAGGCTCTGATTGGCTGAAAAAATTGTGCATGAAACATGATATTGACACAGAAACAGGAGATGTTGACATAGGAGTTAGAGTGGAAACAAGAAATGAAATAATGGAAGAACTAAATGAAGCCATGTATGAAAGCAAACTCATATACTATACTCCAACTTTTGATGATAAAGTAAGAACTTTTTGTACAAATCCTGGTGGAGAAGTATCTACAGAATACTATGATGGAAATTTAGCTGTTGTGAATGGTCACAGCTATAAATCTAATGAACTAAAAACTCCAAATACAAATTTTGCCCTATTAGTTACAAAACACTTCACAAAACCTTTCAATTCTCCTATTGAATATGGTATGCATATAGCTAAACTTGGAAATATGCTTTCTGGAAATAAGGTACTTGTGCAAAGATATGGAGATTTTAAAAGAGGGAGAAGGACCAGTGAAAGTAGACTATGTAGGAACAATATCATACCTACTTTAAAAGATGCAGTTCCTGGAGATTTAAGTCTAGTTCTTCCTCATAGACTTTTGAAGGATATAGATGAAATGATCATTGCTCTAGATAATGTAGCCCCCGGCCTTACTAGTGATGAAACTCTTCTTTATGGAGTAGAAGTCAAGTTTTATTCAAACAAAGTTTTAACTACCGGTAATTTTGAAACCAATATAAATGGACTTTATGTTGGTGGAGATGGTGCAGGAATCACCAGAGGACTAATGCAAGCAAGTGTCAACGGAGTGGTACTAGGACGAATTCTAAGTAGATAA
- a CDS encoding glycine/sarcosine/betaine reductase component B subunit has translation MGVGPSTKETTLHHFRDPLLSVVSNDKDIDLLGIIVVGTPQDNADKMFVGQRAATWVEAMRADGVIISVDGWGNSHVDYANTIEEIGKRSIPVVGLSFVGTQGQFVVKNEYMDTIVDFNKSKEGIETEVVGENTVVEIDAKKALAFLKLKMQKKEKGI, from the coding sequence ATGGGCGTAGGACCATCTACAAAAGAAACTACACTTCATCATTTTAGAGATCCATTGCTTTCTGTAGTGTCAAATGACAAAGATATAGATTTGTTGGGAATAATCGTTGTTGGGACTCCGCAAGATAATGCGGACAAGATGTTTGTAGGACAAAGAGCAGCTACTTGGGTAGAAGCTATGAGAGCAGATGGTGTCATAATTTCTGTCGATGGTTGGGGCAATAGTCATGTAGATTATGCCAATACCATAGAAGAAATAGGCAAAAGAAGTATTCCTGTAGTGGGACTTAGTTTTGTAGGTACTCAAGGACAGTTTGTAGTGAAAAATGAGTACATGGATACTATAGTAGATTTCAACAAGTCCAAAGAAGGAATTGAAACAGAAGTTGTAGGTGAAAATACTGTAGTGGAAATAGATGCTAAAAAGGCCTTAGCTTTTTTAAAGTTGAAGATGCAAAAGAAAGAAAAAGGTATATAA
- a CDS encoding CBO2463/CBO2479 domain-containing protein codes for MKYGDKIIQMQGIIVEIHDGCVSIDLKGRLGFMKIPMRMLITDYPLKIGQEVGFNMSFIEVLSEEPNEKYVSNIEKRNRKEGVSK; via the coding sequence ATGAAATATGGAGACAAAATAATTCAAATGCAAGGCATCATAGTAGAAATTCATGATGGATGTGTATCTATAGATTTAAAAGGAAGACTTGGATTCATGAAAATACCTATGAGAATGCTTATAACGGACTATCCATTAAAAATTGGACAGGAAGTTGGATTCAATATGAGTTTCATAGAAGTTTTATCAGAAGAACCCAATGAAAAATATGTGAGCAATATAGAAAAGAGAAATAGAAAGGAAGGTGTGAGTAAATGA
- a CDS encoding Crp/Fnr family transcriptional regulator codes for MKNIIPALDKCVLFKNISKEEIEALLKEISYNINTYKKDKIIALEESKCTCLGIILEGKVEVQKIFPSGKVIALNTFEEGNIFGEALVFSKKNVYPSTIVSINNTKIMFVQKNDIIQLCSRSDKFLNNFMTVLSDRILMLSGRIRNLSYETIRKKIANVLLEEYKKQKTVFLTLPYSRKKMAEILDVQRPSLSRELIKMKEDGIIDFDKNVIKIVSLELLEECLID; via the coding sequence ATGAAAAATATTATTCCTGCATTAGATAAATGTGTGCTTTTTAAAAATATATCTAAAGAAGAGATAGAAGCACTTTTAAAGGAAATATCCTATAATATAAATACATATAAAAAGGATAAAATCATTGCACTTGAGGAAAGCAAATGTACCTGTTTAGGTATAATACTTGAAGGAAAAGTCGAAGTCCAAAAGATATTTCCCTCTGGAAAAGTCATTGCTCTAAACACCTTTGAAGAGGGAAATATCTTTGGCGAAGCATTGGTTTTTTCGAAAAAAAATGTCTATCCTTCAACTATTGTATCCATAAATAATACCAAAATTATGTTTGTCCAAAAAAATGACATAATACAACTTTGCAGTAGAAGCGACAAATTTTTAAACAATTTTATGACAGTTCTTTCCGACAGAATTCTCATGTTGAGCGGAAGAATAAGAAATTTGTCATATGAAACTATAAGGAAAAAAATAGCAAATGTATTGTTGGAAGAATATAAAAAGCAAAAAACAGTATTTTTGACTTTGCCATATTCAAGAAAAAAGATGGCAGAAATATTAGATGTACAAAGGCCATCTTTGTCAAGGGAGTTAATAAAGATGAAAGAAGATGGAATTATAGATTTTGATAAAAATGTCATAAAAATTGTTTCTCTAGAATTGCTAGAAGAGTGTCTAATAGATTAA
- a CDS encoding tetratricopeptide repeat protein, with the protein MRKKLKSKYCILIAIVIALGIFLININSKKPIIKFYLIKPNSSHVIFNNHSTEETLKKAKELVEEKGEIQKGYALYKFILKKDPTNVEAYMGMAYAYGKINNFEKAIEYIKQMEKYMNSSTPPEIAVNAYYIAGIIYSGTTMYEGTKYYEDAINAFQKALEVQGLKEDVKRRNDIYIYLRMGMLYLDGDIEDKKKAIECFLKSYENDKDDKTVFFSIALAYLDIEEYDKALEYIEKLENKPEQDNENLLLRARYYSEIGEYKKADDLFNSTNKKIDNQKDWIKYYSYHAIYYEKLKEYDKAKECYTKLIDISPYFVNEYNVEEAAKRLGMDLSKEKQEIEQEKEKAYSTSLD; encoded by the coding sequence ATGAGGAAAAAACTAAAATCTAAATACTGTATATTGATTGCTATTGTTATAGCACTTGGAATATTTTTAATTAACATAAACAGTAAAAAACCAATTATAAAATTTTATTTAATTAAACCTAATTCAAGTCATGTCATCTTCAATAATCATTCAACAGAAGAGACATTGAAAAAAGCGAAGGAATTAGTTGAAGAAAAAGGTGAAATACAAAAAGGCTATGCCTTATATAAATTCATACTAAAAAAAGATCCAACAAATGTAGAAGCATATATGGGAATGGCTTATGCCTATGGAAAAATAAACAATTTTGAAAAAGCAATAGAATATATAAAACAAATGGAAAAGTACATGAACAGTAGTACTCCTCCGGAGATAGCTGTCAATGCATATTACATTGCTGGTATTATATATTCTGGTACAACAATGTATGAAGGTACAAAGTATTATGAAGATGCAATAAATGCATTTCAGAAAGCATTGGAGGTTCAAGGGCTAAAAGAAGATGTCAAAAGACGTAATGATATCTATATTTATTTGAGAATGGGAATGTTATATTTAGATGGAGATATTGAGGATAAAAAGAAAGCTATAGAATGTTTCTTAAAATCTTATGAAAATGACAAGGATGATAAGACTGTGTTTTTTTCTATAGCCCTTGCATATTTAGATATTGAAGAATATGACAAGGCATTAGAATATATTGAAAAATTAGAAAATAAGCCTGAACAAGATAATGAAAATTTACTGTTAAGGGCAAGATATTATTCAGAAATAGGTGAATATAAAAAAGCTGATGATTTATTCAATAGTACAAATAAAAAAATTGACAATCAAAAAGATTGGATTAAATATTATTCTTATCATGCTATATATTATGAAAAGCTCAAAGAATATGATAAAGCTAAAGAATGTTATACAAAGCTTATAGATATCAGTCCTTATTTTGTAAATGAATACAATGTAGAAGAAGCAGCCAAAAGACTTGGGATGGATTTAAGCAAAGAAAAACAAGAAATAGAGCAAGAAAAAGAAAAAGCATATAGCACATCATTAGATTAA
- the prdB gene encoding D-proline reductase (dithiol) protein PrdB, which translates to MSLTTVKGLQSEIYVPITPPPVWAPVKKPLNEMRVAFATAAGVHLKSDKRFNLAGDFTFRTIPGDVNTKDLMVSHGGYDNGDVNKDINCMFPIDRLRELVAEGFIKEVAPTHIGFMGGGGNQEKFKNETGPAIAQILKDENVDAVIMTAGUGTCHRSAVLVQRAIEESGIPTILIAALPPVVKQTGTPRAVAPLVPMGANAGRPNDPEMQINILRDTLKQLVEIDTPGKVVSLPYEYIAKV; encoded by the coding sequence ATGAGCTTAACAACTGTTAAGGGTTTACAATCAGAGATATATGTACCTATTACACCTCCACCTGTATGGGCTCCAGTGAAGAAACCTTTAAATGAGATGCGAGTTGCTTTTGCAACTGCTGCAGGAGTTCATTTGAAATCTGACAAGAGATTTAATCTTGCAGGGGACTTCACATTCAGGACAATACCAGGAGATGTAAATACCAAGGATTTGATGGTTTCTCATGGTGGATATGACAATGGAGATGTAAATAAGGATATAAATTGTATGTTTCCTATAGATAGATTGAGAGAACTTGTGGCTGAAGGTTTCATAAAAGAAGTTGCTCCTACACATATAGGATTTATGGGTGGTGGAGGAAACCAGGAAAAATTTAAAAACGAAACTGGACCAGCTATTGCACAAATTTTGAAAGATGAAAATGTGGATGCAGTTATTATGACTGCTGGGTGAGGTACGTGCCATCGTTCTGCTGTACTTGTACAGAGAGCAATTGAGGAATCGGGGATTCCTACAATATTGATTGCAGCATTACCTCCTGTTGTAAAACAGACGGGAACACCTAGAGCAGTAGCTCCTCTTGTACCTATGGGGGCTAATGCCGGAAGACCAAATGATCCTGAAATGCAGATAAATATTCTTAGAGATACATTGAAACAACTTGTTGAAATAGATACTCCAGGAAAGGTAGTTTCTCTTCCATATGAATATATAGCAAAGGTATAA
- a CDS encoding DUF4230 domain-containing protein, whose amino-acid sequence MFKKKSKKYYFTIFLICLAIVTGLFFYFKSLVTKKTSILSDTLEEQVSKILELSTVKYNYTNVVSYRDNKKFNEMNIPFTSKGFLIKYSGYIKAGIDLETVEVNVKDKKSVEIVLDKPKVFDNVINEEDVYVYDEKESIFNQLKIEDLYDVLVKEKKNMEEEVINKGLLNEAQKNAEEILNSFLQNMGFENIKILFK is encoded by the coding sequence GTGTTTAAAAAGAAAAGTAAGAAATATTATTTCACAATATTTTTAATTTGTCTAGCAATTGTAACAGGATTGTTCTTTTATTTTAAGTCTCTAGTTACAAAGAAAACAAGTATTTTGTCAGATACATTGGAAGAACAAGTGTCAAAAATATTGGAATTGTCTACGGTTAAATACAATTATACAAATGTGGTTTCATATAGGGACAACAAGAAATTTAATGAAATGAATATTCCATTTACAAGTAAGGGGTTTCTAATCAAGTACAGTGGCTATATAAAGGCAGGAATAGATTTAGAAACTGTAGAAGTGAATGTAAAGGATAAAAAGAGTGTAGAAATTGTATTGGACAAGCCGAAGGTATTTGACAATGTAATAAATGAGGAAGATGTGTATGTTTATGATGAAAAAGAGTCCATATTTAATCAATTAAAAATTGAAGATCTATATGATGTTCTTGTAAAAGAAAAGAAAAATATGGAGGAAGAAGTCATAAATAAAGGTCTTCTAAACGAGGCACAAAAAAATGCAGAAGAGATTCTCAACTCTTTCCTACAAAATATGGGCTTTGAAAACATAAAAATTTTGTTTAAATAG
- the prdD gene encoding proline reductase cluster protein PrdD, with protein sequence MDKYIEMRRLVIKAFHIEKVEFSEKTYIEDRVLYINKDRILNSKEEYIKALNIDIINPDKRDIYVNSIMDFSPIATKVLGRIGEGITHVLTGVCTMLTGVDEDGIQVAEFGSSEGILNEQVVFDRPGTPAKDDILIHVDVVLKSGMGATRKGPEAAHRVCDSLVQEIRGYLKNMNGRFCDEKHEYVDTIRPNGKKVVIIKQVAGQGAMYDTRLFGNEPCGYNGGKSIIDMGNVPIVLTPNEYRDGALRAMH encoded by the coding sequence ATGGATAAATATATAGAGATGAGAAGACTTGTCATAAAAGCTTTTCATATAGAAAAAGTAGAGTTTTCAGAAAAGACATATATAGAGGATAGAGTTTTATATATAAATAAGGATAGAATTTTAAATTCAAAAGAAGAATACATAAAAGCTCTAAATATAGATATTATAAATCCTGATAAAAGAGATATTTATGTAAATTCCATAATGGATTTTTCACCTATTGCTACAAAGGTATTGGGAAGAATTGGAGAAGGAATAACTCATGTGCTCACAGGAGTTTGTACTATGCTTACAGGAGTTGATGAGGATGGAATTCAAGTTGCTGAATTTGGCTCATCAGAAGGAATATTGAATGAACAAGTTGTATTCGACCGTCCGGGAACTCCAGCTAAAGATGATATTCTAATTCATGTAGATGTGGTATTGAAAAGTGGAATGGGAGCTACAAGGAAAGGACCTGAAGCAGCTCATCGAGTATGTGATAGTCTCGTTCAAGAAATAAGAGGATATTTAAAGAATATGAACGGAAGATTTTGTGATGAAAAGCATGAATATGTAGATACTATAAGGCCTAATGGGAAAAAAGTTGTTATAATAAAGCAAGTTGCAGGCCAAGGAGCCATGTATGATACTAGACTGTTTGGGAATGAACCCTGTGGATACAATGGAGGAAAATCTATTATAGATATGGGGAATGTCCCCATAGTACTTACTCCAAATGAATATAGAGATGGTGCCCTTAGGGCAATGCATTAA
- the prdA gene encoding D-proline reductase (dithiol) proprotein PrdA, giving the protein MSMSAEHAAEVKNEVAVVCCRTEEGTIISPENLEDPSIFPDLVDSGLLTIPDDCLKVGEVVGAKLIKTIDSLTPITPDIVEGAKKIEEVKEVKLTEEDEKAVLKYNKSRGEVVSIDDLENPMHFEKLSDSLLIDLNDRVLSRKEVVGKKLIKDVVALTPITADMLEGYEDMAVEPQEISQTTVVNGGILKIKISEGKGIDIEVPLGVGGVATNSPVKVEAPKKDIELKTIEEPTVKYEDKVVRKLVKKHFKIDEVKFAPETKIEGKTLYIREDICKDAVKADHLVKDIVIDIITPDKYNTYSETIMDVQPIATKEGEDKLGTGTTRVLDGVVMMVTGTDENGVQIGEFGSSEGILEENIMWGRPGAPDKGEIFIKTQVTIAAGTNMERPGPLAAHRATDYITQEIREALKKLDESNVVDTEEFEQYRRSGRKKVVIVKEIMGQGAMHDNLILPVEPVGVLGGKPNVDLGNVPVVLSPLEVLDGGIHALTCIGPASKECSRHYWREPLVLEAMNDPEIDLCGVVFVGSPQINSEKFYVSERLGMLVETMDVDGAVVTTEGFGNNHIDFASHIEQIGMRGIEVVGMSFCAVQGALVVGNKYMKYMVDNNKSEAGIENEVLGCNTLCKEDAIRALYMLKTAMAGEEVKDAERKWNPNVKESNLEAIERANDTKIERVENETSIPMSQKRLEKYSTK; this is encoded by the coding sequence ATGTCAATGAGTGCTGAACATGCAGCAGAGGTGAAGAATGAAGTTGCTGTTGTATGTTGTAGAACAGAAGAAGGTACAATAATTTCACCAGAAAATTTAGAAGATCCAAGTATATTTCCAGATCTTGTTGATTCAGGACTTTTGACTATTCCGGATGATTGCTTGAAAGTAGGCGAAGTAGTTGGAGCAAAACTTATAAAGACAATAGATTCACTTACACCAATTACTCCAGATATAGTTGAAGGGGCTAAAAAAATTGAAGAAGTAAAAGAAGTAAAATTGACTGAAGAAGATGAGAAGGCTGTTTTAAAATATAACAAGAGTAGAGGAGAAGTTGTAAGTATAGATGATTTAGAAAATCCAATGCATTTTGAAAAACTTTCAGATTCTCTTCTTATAGATTTAAATGACAGAGTACTTTCTAGAAAAGAGGTTGTAGGAAAGAAACTAATAAAAGATGTAGTTGCATTAACTCCTATAACAGCTGATATGCTTGAAGGTTATGAAGATATGGCAGTTGAACCTCAAGAGATTTCTCAAACTACTGTTGTTAATGGTGGAATTTTAAAAATAAAAATAAGCGAAGGAAAAGGAATAGACATAGAAGTTCCTTTAGGAGTTGGAGGAGTTGCTACAAATTCTCCAGTAAAAGTTGAAGCTCCTAAAAAAGATATAGAGTTAAAAACTATAGAAGAGCCAACAGTAAAATATGAAGATAAAGTAGTTAGAAAACTTGTAAAAAAACATTTTAAAATAGATGAAGTAAAATTTGCTCCTGAAACTAAAATAGAAGGAAAAACTCTTTATATAAGAGAAGATATATGTAAAGATGCAGTAAAAGCTGACCATTTAGTAAAAGATATAGTTATAGATATTATTACTCCAGATAAATACAATACTTATAGTGAAACTATAATGGATGTTCAACCAATTGCTACAAAAGAAGGAGAAGATAAACTAGGTACAGGAACTACAAGAGTACTAGATGGAGTAGTAATGATGGTTACTGGTACTGATGAAAATGGTGTTCAGATAGGTGAATTTGGTTCATCAGAAGGAATACTTGAAGAAAATATTATGTGGGGAAGACCAGGAGCACCAGACAAGGGAGAAATATTTATAAAGACTCAAGTAACTATTGCAGCAGGGACAAATATGGAGAGACCAGGGCCTCTTGCAGCTCATAGGGCTACAGATTATATCACTCAAGAAATAAGAGAAGCTCTAAAAAAACTTGATGAAAGTAATGTTGTAGATACTGAAGAATTTGAGCAGTATAGAAGGTCAGGAAGAAAGAAAGTAGTTATAGTTAAAGAAATAATGGGTCAAGGGGCAATGCATGACAATTTGATTCTTCCTGTTGAACCTGTTGGAGTTCTTGGAGGAAAACCAAATGTTGACCTTGGAAATGTTCCAGTAGTATTGTCACCTCTTGAAGTTCTTGATGGGGGAATACATGCTCTAACATGTATTGGACCAGCATCCAAGGAATGTTCAAGGCATTATTGGAGAGAACCACTTGTTCTTGAAGCTATGAATGATCCAGAAATAGATCTTTGTGGAGTTGTATTTGTAGGAAGCCCACAGATAAATTCAGAGAAATTCTATGTTTCTGAAAGACTTGGTATGCTCGTTGAGACAATGGATGTAGATGGAGCAGTAGTTACAACTGAAGGTTTTGGAAACAATCACATAGATTTTGCAAGTCATATAGAGCAGATAGGAATGAGGGGAATTGAAGTAGTTGGAATGTCTTTCTGTGCTGTTCAAGGAGCATTAGTTGTTGGAAATAAATATATGAAGTATATGGTTGACAACAACAAATCAGAAGCAGGCATAGAAAATGAAGTTTTAGGTTGTAATACGTTGTGCAAGGAAGATGCTATAAGAGCTCTTTATATGCTTAAAACTGCTATGGCAGGGGAAGAAGTGAAAGATGCTGAAAGAAAGTGGAATCCAAATGTAAAGGAAAGCAATCTTGAAGCAATTGAAAGAGCTAATGATACAAAAATTGAAAGAGTTGAAAATGAAACTTCAATTCCTATGAGCCAAAAAAGACTTGAAAAATATTCAACAAAGTAG